The window AGTTCAAAACGTTTTCTTTAGGGATGAAACAGCGTTTAGCCATAGCATCTGCACTACTTAACGATCCTGAAATATTAATTTTAGACGAGCCTACCAATGGTTTAGACCCTCAAGGGATCCATCAAATCAGAGCTATAATACAAGATATTGCTAGCCAAGGGACAACTATTTTATTAGCCTCGCATTTATTAGACGAAGTAGAAAAAGTTTGTACTCACGTCGTTGTTCTTAGAAAAGGAGAAAAACTATATGAAGGCCCCGTAGGTCAAATGATTTCTAGTAATGGCTTTTTTGAATTAAAATGCGAAAACACAACATTGTTAATTAATTATTTAGAAGCACACCCAAATATTAAAAACACAAAACTTGTGGACGGATTAGTAACTGCTTTTATAGAGCAACCAATGTCGGCTGCTGCCTTTAATAAGGAATTATTTGAAAATGGTATTTTACTGTCTCATTTAATACTTAGAAAAGAAAGTTTAGAAGAACAATTTCTTCAGCTTACAGATAATTTAGAAGACGCTAATTAATCAATCAAAAAAACACAATCATGTTACGACTTTTATCTATAGAACTACAAAAATTATTAGAAAATAGAATTAGTAAAATACTAATATTCTTTTCTTTTATACTCCCCTTTTTTATAATCTTATTATCCTCCTTTAAGATCAACTTCTTTGGTTTATTCACCATAGATCTAGGTAGTGTTGGTATATTTGACTTTCCTCATATATGGCACATCACCACCTTTTTCACAGCTCAATTTAAACTGTTTTTCGCCATTGTTGTGGTTAGTATGATTGGTAATGAATATAGCAATAAAACCATTAAACAAAACCTGATTGATGGTTTAAGCAAAAAAGAATTTATTTTATCCAAAT is drawn from Psychroserpens sp. NJDZ02 and contains these coding sequences:
- a CDS encoding ABC transporter ATP-binding protein, coding for METILSISNLTKKYGNLTAVNNLSFTIQKGNVYGILGPNGSGKSTTLGITLNVVNATSGNFSWFGGTASTHQALKRVGAIIERPNFYPYMSAYKNLKLVCKIKEISEDKINEKLELVGLLDRKDSQFKTFSLGMKQRLAIASALLNDPEILILDEPTNGLDPQGIHQIRAIIQDIASQGTTILLASHLLDEVEKVCTHVVVLRKGEKLYEGPVGQMISSNGFFELKCENTTLLINYLEAHPNIKNTKLVDGLVTAFIEQPMSAAAFNKELFENGILLSHLILRKESLEEQFLQLTDNLEDAN